The Mycolicibacterium flavescens genome has a segment encoding these proteins:
- the pgsA2_2 gene encoding CDP-diacylglycerol--glycerol-3-phosphate 3-phosphatidyltransferase: MSGQPHTDPLVPRARVANIANVLTGVRMALVPVFLVVLFVGDGHETFWRIAAFVVFTVAVITDRFDGALARNYGMVTEFGTLADPIADKALIGAALIGLSLLGDLPWWITVVILTREIGITVLRFAVLRHGVIPASRGGKLKTLVQGVAIGLFVLPLSGAWLAAAWVVMCAAVILTVVTGVDYVVTAIKDSRGRPAGQ, translated from the coding sequence GTGTCGGGCCAACCCCATACTGATCCGCTGGTCCCGCGCGCCCGTGTAGCGAACATCGCGAATGTGCTCACCGGCGTGCGGATGGCGTTGGTTCCGGTTTTCCTGGTGGTGCTGTTCGTCGGCGACGGGCATGAAACATTCTGGCGGATAGCCGCATTCGTCGTGTTCACCGTCGCGGTGATCACCGACCGGTTCGACGGGGCGCTCGCGCGCAACTACGGCATGGTGACCGAGTTCGGCACACTGGCCGACCCCATCGCGGACAAAGCCCTCATCGGCGCTGCACTGATCGGGCTTTCGCTACTGGGTGACCTGCCCTGGTGGATCACGGTGGTGATCCTGACCCGGGAGATCGGCATCACGGTATTGCGGTTCGCGGTGTTGCGTCACGGCGTGATCCCGGCCAGCCGCGGCGGCAAGCTCAAGACCCTCGTACAAGGGGTGGCGATCGGGCTGTTCGTGCTGCCGTTGTCGGGTGCGTGGCTGGCCGCGGCGTGGGTGGTCATGTGCGCGGCGGTCATCCTGACGGTCGTCACAGGGGTCGATTACGTGGTGACGGCCATCAAGGACTCCCGTGGACGACCCGCTGGTCAGTGA
- a CDS encoding Protein of uncharacterised function (DUF2834) yields the protein MTETNTSAGLPTTTKVLCAAYGSIAVVALIATWSQNLAYLDRGADFLRVFWEETKVNPASRSITADIALFLLAAVIFMVFEARKHGIRFVWIYVVASFLIAVSVTFPLFLLARELRIHRTEATRIGAPDAVGLVVIAILTAAFTIWVDVV from the coding sequence ATGACCGAAACCAACACGTCGGCGGGCCTGCCGACCACGACCAAAGTGCTGTGCGCTGCATACGGCAGCATCGCGGTCGTCGCGCTGATCGCCACCTGGAGCCAGAACCTGGCCTACCTCGACCGCGGGGCGGACTTCCTCCGCGTGTTCTGGGAAGAAACCAAGGTCAACCCGGCGTCGCGATCCATCACCGCCGACATCGCCCTGTTCCTGCTCGCCGCGGTGATCTTCATGGTGTTCGAGGCGCGCAAACACGGCATCCGATTCGTCTGGATCTACGTCGTCGCCTCGTTCCTCATCGCGGTCAGCGTGACGTTCCCGTTGTTCCTTCTCGCGCGCGAATTGCGCATACATCGCACCGAGGCCACGCGGATCGGAGCACCGGACGCCGTCGGTCTCGTCGTCATCGCGATCCTCACGGCGGCCTTCACGATCTGGGTCGACGTGGTCTGA
- a CDS encoding putative transcriptional regulator — protein MTALLREVIGDVLRRARVDQGRTLREVSDTARVSLGYLSEVERGRKEASSELLSAICGALDVPLSQVLFDAGQEMEREESAAFAGAANIDATTKVVIPQVVSMAVA, from the coding sequence ATGACGGCATTGCTGCGCGAGGTGATCGGCGACGTGCTGCGTCGTGCCCGCGTCGACCAGGGACGCACCCTGCGCGAAGTGTCCGACACCGCCCGGGTCAGTCTGGGCTACCTCTCGGAGGTTGAACGCGGCCGCAAGGAAGCTTCGAGCGAATTGCTCAGCGCGATCTGCGGCGCCCTCGACGTTCCGCTGTCTCAGGTGCTCTTCGACGCCGGCCAGGAGATGGAGCGTGAGGAGAGCGCCGCCTTCGCCGGTGCCGCCAACATCGACGCCACCACCAAGGTGGTCATCCCGCAGGTCGTGTCGATGGCGGTCGCCTGA
- a CDS encoding antibiotic biosynthesis monooxygenase: protein MPVVVVATMTAKPESVDTVRDACKKAIEAVHQEPGCELYALHEANGTFVFVEQWADEDALKTHSTAPAIAELFGAVGEHLDGAPDIKMLQPVVAGDPSKGALRS from the coding sequence ATGCCTGTCGTAGTCGTCGCCACCATGACCGCCAAACCCGAATCCGTTGACACCGTACGGGACGCGTGCAAGAAGGCCATCGAGGCGGTGCACCAGGAGCCCGGTTGCGAGCTCTACGCGCTGCACGAGGCCAACGGCACCTTCGTGTTCGTCGAGCAGTGGGCCGACGAGGATGCCCTCAAGACGCACAGCACCGCTCCGGCCATCGCTGAGCTGTTCGGTGCGGTGGGCGAGCACCTCGACGGGGCGCCGGACATCAAGATGCTGCAGCCGGTTGTCGCCGGCGACCCGAGCAAGGGCGCGCTGCGGTCCTGA
- a CDS encoding oxidoreductase, SDR family gives MPGLAGKVAFITGAARGQGRAEAVKLASDGADIIAVDLCDQIASVPYPLATADDLAETVKLVEDTGARIVARQADVRDQDALASALQAGVDEFGRLDIVVANAGIAPMQSGADGWRDVIDVNLTGVHHTVEVSKAALIATGEGGSIVLTSSVVGLVGMGSDDPGAIGYVAAKHGIVGLMRLYANLLAPHSIRVNSVHPAGVDTPMINNEATRQWLGSIAEKSPQDMGNALPVQVLQPEDIANAVAWLVSDAARYVTGVALPVDAGSVNKR, from the coding sequence ATGCCCGGGCTCGCAGGCAAAGTCGCGTTCATCACGGGTGCGGCGCGCGGGCAGGGCCGCGCGGAGGCGGTGAAGTTGGCCTCCGACGGCGCCGACATCATCGCCGTCGACCTCTGCGACCAGATCGCCTCGGTGCCTTACCCGTTGGCGACGGCCGACGATCTGGCCGAGACCGTGAAGCTCGTCGAGGACACGGGCGCGCGAATAGTGGCGCGGCAGGCTGACGTTCGCGACCAGGATGCGCTGGCGTCGGCGTTGCAGGCCGGTGTCGACGAGTTCGGCCGTCTCGACATCGTCGTCGCCAACGCCGGTATCGCGCCGATGCAGTCGGGCGCCGACGGGTGGCGCGATGTGATCGACGTGAACCTCACCGGCGTCCATCACACGGTCGAGGTCTCCAAGGCTGCGCTGATCGCCACCGGCGAGGGCGGCTCGATCGTGCTCACCAGTTCGGTCGTGGGCCTGGTCGGAATGGGCAGCGACGATCCAGGCGCCATTGGCTACGTCGCCGCCAAACACGGCATCGTCGGGTTGATGCGGCTGTATGCCAATCTGCTTGCACCGCACAGTATCCGGGTCAACTCGGTGCATCCTGCCGGCGTGGACACCCCGATGATCAACAACGAAGCGACGCGGCAGTGGCTGGGCAGCATCGCGGAGAAGAGCCCGCAGGACATGGGCAACGCACTTCCGGTGCAGGTGTTGCAACCCGAAGACATCGCCAACGCGGTGGCGTGGCTGGTCTCCGACGCGGCGCGTTACGTCACCGGTGTCGCGCTTCCCGTCGACGCGGGGTCGGTCAACAAGCGCTGA
- the spoIIIE gene encoding DNA segregation ATPase, FtsK/SpoIIIE family — MPSKTAARSGSRSTRSKQSVRSGGRAAPRRKPAPRKTTSPRRTSSPISSAGAAVGRGVRAGWLMVAKGAGTTARSVGRARDLEAGHRRDGIALALLGLAVIIAASSWFGAAGPVGDWLDTFWRTLIGAAVVLVPIALAAVGVTLMRTEPDPDARPRLILGSVMIALPALGLWHLWAGSPQDPAARRHASGFFGFAIGGPLSEGLTAWIAAPLLFIGVLFGVLLVTGTTIREVPSTVRSMFSARGYDEYDYDEYDDEDTAVISESDDFSDGYYDDSFPPGDPNAYDAEQAWPTGTPMENYPLSDEAPTIPEPTAKTRKKKQKQSTMTLDRVVDGPYALPSLELLIAGDPPKRRSAGNDRMIEAITEVLDQFKVNASVTGCTRGPTVTRYEVELGPGVKVEKITALQRNIAYAVATESVRMLAPIPGKSAVGIEVPNVDREMVRLADVLTDPSTRGDHHPLVIGLGKDIEGEYISANLAKMPHLLVAGSTGSGKSSFVNSMLVSLLVRATPEEVRMILIDPKMVELTPYEGIPHLITPIITQPKKAAAALAWLVEEMEQRYQDMQASRVRHIDDFNKKVCSGEITTPLGSQREYKPYPYIVAIVDELADLMMTAPRDVEDAIVRITQKARAAGIHLVLATQRPSVDVVTGLIKTNVPSRLAFATSSLTDSRVILDQQGAEKLIGMGDGLFLPMGANKPIRLQGAFITDDEIHAVVEATKSQAEPEYTEGVTNAKTNSERTDVDPDIGDDMDVFLQAVELVVSSQFGSTSMLQRKLRVGFAKAGRLMDLMETRNIVGPSEGSKAREVLVKPDELAATLASIRGADTPEDDE, encoded by the coding sequence ATGCCTAGTAAGACCGCCGCGCGCTCGGGAAGTCGTTCGACCAGGTCGAAACAGAGTGTGCGCTCCGGTGGCCGGGCCGCGCCGCGCCGCAAGCCGGCGCCGCGCAAGACCACGTCACCGCGCCGGACGTCGTCACCCATTTCGTCGGCCGGTGCCGCGGTGGGCCGCGGTGTGCGGGCGGGTTGGCTGATGGTGGCCAAAGGCGCGGGCACCACCGCGCGTTCGGTCGGTCGGGCCCGCGACCTGGAAGCCGGTCATCGGCGTGACGGCATCGCCCTGGCGCTGCTGGGCCTGGCGGTGATCATCGCGGCGAGTTCGTGGTTCGGCGCCGCCGGTCCGGTGGGGGACTGGCTCGACACGTTCTGGCGGACGCTGATCGGCGCGGCCGTCGTACTCGTTCCCATCGCCCTGGCCGCAGTCGGTGTGACGCTGATGCGCACTGAACCGGATCCGGACGCCAGGCCGAGGCTGATCCTAGGTTCGGTGATGATCGCGCTACCCGCGCTCGGGCTGTGGCATCTGTGGGCCGGTTCGCCGCAGGATCCGGCGGCACGTCGACATGCCTCGGGCTTCTTCGGGTTCGCGATCGGCGGTCCGCTCTCCGAGGGGTTAACTGCCTGGATCGCCGCCCCGCTGTTGTTCATCGGTGTGTTGTTCGGGGTATTGCTGGTGACCGGCACGACGATTCGCGAAGTGCCCTCGACCGTGCGCTCCATGTTCTCCGCCCGCGGTTACGACGAATACGACTACGACGAGTACGACGACGAGGACACCGCCGTCATATCCGAGTCCGACGATTTCTCCGACGGCTACTACGACGATTCATTCCCACCCGGCGACCCGAACGCCTACGACGCCGAACAGGCTTGGCCGACCGGCACGCCGATGGAGAACTATCCGCTCTCCGACGAAGCGCCGACGATTCCCGAACCGACCGCCAAGACGCGTAAGAAGAAGCAAAAGCAGTCGACGATGACGCTGGACCGCGTGGTCGACGGACCGTACGCGCTACCGTCGCTCGAACTTCTGATCGCCGGCGATCCTCCGAAACGGCGGAGCGCGGGCAATGATCGGATGATCGAGGCGATCACCGAGGTGCTCGACCAGTTCAAGGTCAACGCATCGGTCACCGGATGCACTCGCGGCCCGACCGTCACCCGGTACGAGGTCGAACTCGGTCCGGGCGTCAAGGTCGAGAAGATCACTGCGCTGCAACGCAATATCGCCTATGCGGTCGCGACCGAGAGTGTCCGGATGCTGGCGCCGATCCCGGGCAAGAGTGCGGTCGGTATCGAGGTTCCCAACGTGGACCGCGAGATGGTCCGCCTGGCTGACGTGCTCACCGATCCAAGTACCCGGGGTGACCACCACCCGCTCGTCATCGGTTTGGGCAAAGACATTGAGGGCGAGTACATCTCGGCGAACCTCGCCAAGATGCCGCATCTGCTGGTCGCCGGCTCGACCGGTTCCGGTAAGTCGAGCTTCGTGAACTCGATGCTGGTGTCGCTGCTGGTGCGGGCCACGCCGGAAGAGGTCAGGATGATCCTGATCGACCCGAAGATGGTGGAACTGACCCCCTACGAGGGCATCCCGCACCTCATTACGCCGATCATCACCCAACCGAAGAAGGCCGCCGCCGCGCTGGCGTGGCTGGTGGAGGAGATGGAGCAGCGCTATCAGGACATGCAGGCCTCACGCGTGCGCCATATCGACGACTTCAACAAGAAGGTGTGCTCCGGCGAGATCACCACGCCGCTCGGCAGTCAGCGTGAGTACAAGCCCTACCCTTACATCGTCGCGATCGTCGACGAGTTGGCCGACCTCATGATGACCGCCCCGCGCGATGTCGAGGATGCGATCGTGCGCATCACCCAGAAGGCTCGCGCGGCAGGCATTCACCTGGTGCTGGCCACGCAGCGGCCGTCGGTGGACGTCGTCACCGGCCTGATCAAGACCAACGTGCCGTCACGGTTGGCGTTCGCCACGTCGTCGTTGACCGACAGCCGCGTCATCCTCGACCAGCAGGGCGCCGAGAAGCTGATCGGCATGGGCGACGGACTGTTCCTGCCGATGGGGGCCAACAAGCCGATCCGTCTGCAGGGCGCGTTCATCACCGACGACGAGATCCACGCCGTCGTGGAAGCGACCAAGTCGCAGGCCGAACCGGAGTACACCGAGGGCGTCACCAACGCCAAGACCAACAGCGAGCGCACCGACGTCGACCCCGACATCGGCGACGACATGGACGTCTTCCTGCAGGCGGTCGAGTTGGTGGTGTCGAGCCAGTTCGGGTCGACGTCGATGTTGCAGCGCAAACTGCGCGTCGGCTTCGCCAAGGCGGGCCGGTTGATGGATCTGATGGAGACCCGCAACATCGTCGGGCCGAGCGAGGGTTCCAAGGCCCGTGAGGTTCTCGTCAAACCCGACGAACTGGCCGCGACGCTGGCGTCGATCCGCGGCGCCGACACCCCAGAAGACGACGAGTGA
- the argA gene encoding acetyltransferase, N-acetylglutamate synthase yields the protein MRRARTSDVPAIKTLVDIYSGKILLEKNLVTLYEAVQEFWVAELGGELLGCGALHVLWSDLGEVRTVAVHPKVRGQGVGHAIVDKLLDVARELRLERIFVLTFEVEFFSRHGFREIDGTPVTAEVFEEMCRSYDTGVAEFLDLSYVKPNILGNTRMLLTL from the coding sequence GTGCGGCGTGCGCGAACTTCGGATGTCCCCGCCATCAAAACCTTGGTCGACATCTACTCCGGCAAGATCCTGCTGGAGAAGAATCTGGTGACGCTCTATGAGGCCGTTCAGGAGTTCTGGGTCGCCGAACTGGGCGGCGAGCTGCTCGGCTGCGGCGCGCTACACGTGTTGTGGTCCGACCTCGGAGAGGTGCGCACCGTCGCCGTGCATCCCAAGGTCAGGGGCCAAGGCGTCGGGCACGCGATCGTCGACAAACTGCTCGACGTCGCGCGTGAGTTGCGCCTCGAGCGGATCTTCGTGCTCACCTTCGAAGTCGAGTTCTTCAGCAGGCACGGGTTTCGCGAGATCGACGGCACACCCGTCACCGCCGAGGTCTTCGAAGAGATGTGCCGCTCGTACGACACCGGTGTCGCCGAGTTCCTCGACCTGTCCTACGTCAAGCCGAACATCCTCGGCAACACCCGAATGCTGTTGACCCTTTAG